In Camarhynchus parvulus chromosome 21, STF_HiC, whole genome shotgun sequence, a genomic segment contains:
- the H6PD gene encoding LOW QUALITY PROTEIN: GDH/6PGL endoplasmic bifunctional protein (The sequence of the model RefSeq protein was modified relative to this genomic sequence to represent the inferred CDS: deleted 1 base in 1 codon), with protein MLGRVLCTVLFVGALPSPAGASQGHISVILLGATGDLAKKYLWQGLFQLYMDQVSSGHSFTFHGGALAALEPGQRLMFDVLKKLSCPPDEPPNRCAVLKDQFLKLSQYHQLKTAENYTALNREIETLLRQEGLEEAGRIFYFSVPPFAYTEIAGHINGSCRPRAGAWLRVVLEKPFGHDLPSAQQLAAQLAGFFREEEMYRVDHYLGKQAVAHILPFRDQNRQFLDPIWNRHHVERVEVVLKETVDAKGRTSFYEQYGVIRDVLQNHLTEALLFLIMELPANVSSAQEVVQHKLQAFQALWGLQRSSAVLGQYQAYDSQVQEELPEARGHVSTTPTFAGVLIHSHSLRWEGVPFLLTSGKALDERVGYARVLFRNRAYCPQSGTLRDAGHSQCKPKQIIFYFGHGALNTPAVLVSRNLFQPAMPKDSWKEAGAHSDLHIFGQPLSDFYMYSPVKERDAYSVLISHIYHGRKDFFITTESLLASWAFWTPLLDSTSRQPPRLYPGGVENQQLLDFEMVAGGVAFSLAEPAELLHPSGQMPSEFRAMQSKFRQSPLVSAWAEELIARLASDMEEVAVQSVARSGQFHLALSGGSSPVGLFQRLARHHHGFPWQHSHVWLADERCVPLTDSESNFQGLHRHLLQHVRVPYLNIHPMPVHLNRRLCVEEDGGAELYAQDITALVANASFDLVLLGVGTDGHTASLFPRSEHGLEGAPTVVLTESPVKPHQRMSLSLPLINRARQVFVLVLGRGKHDITTLLSRVGREPHKWPISGVSPSSGQLIWYVDYEALLG; from the exons ATGCTGGGAAGGGTCCTGTGCACGGTGCTGTTCGTGGGagccctgccatccccagctggAGCCTCCCAGGGCCACATCTCCGTGATCCTGCTGGGAGCCACA GGGGATTTGGCCAAGAAGTATTTGTGGCAGGGTCTGTTCCAGCTCTACATGGACCAAGTGAGCAGTGGCCACAGCTTCACGTTCCACGGGggtgccctggcagctctggagccgGGGCAGAGGCTGATGTTTGACGTGCTGAAGAAGCTGTCCTGTCCCCCCGACGAGCCTCCCAACCGGTGTGCCGTGCTCAAGGACCAGTTCCTGAAGCTCAGCCAGTACCACCAGCTGAAAACTGCCGAGAACTACACGGCTCTGAACAGGGAGATTGAGACCCTGCTCcgccaggaggggctggaggaggctggCAGGATCTTCTACTTCTCCGTGCCACCCTTTGCCTACACGGAGATCGCGGGGCACATCAACGGCAGCTGCCGGCCGCGCGCCGGGGCCTGGCTGCGCGTGGTGCTCGAGAAGCCCTTTGGCCACGACCTGCCCTCGGCCCAGCAGCTGGCTGCACAGCTGGCAGGCTTCTtcagggaggaggagatgtACCGCGTGGACCATTATCTGGGCaagcag GCTGTGGCCCATATCCTGCCTTTTCGGGATCAGAACCGACAGTTCCTGGACCCCATTTGGAACCGGCACCATGTGGAAAGAGTGGAAGTTGTCTTGAAGGAGACTGTGGATGCTAAAG GCCGCACCAGCTTCTACGAGCAGTACGGGGTGATCCGGGACGTGCTGCAGAACCACCTCACCGAGGCCCTGCTGTTCCTCATCATGGAGCTCCCTGCCAACGTCAGCAGCGCCCAGGAGGTGGTGCAGCACAAGCTGCAGGCCTTCCAGGCCctgtgggggctgcagaggagcagcgcCGTGCTGGGACAGTACCAGGCCTACGACAGCcaggtgcaggaggagctgcctgaggCACGGGGCCACGTCAGCACCACGCCAACCTTTGCAG GAGTGCTGatccacagccacagcctgcgCTGGGAAGGGGTCCCGTTCCTGCTCACCTCGGGGAAGGCTCTGGATGAGCGGGTGGGCTACGCCCGCGTCCTCTTCAGGAACAGGGCCTACTGCCCTCAGAGTGGCACGCTGAGGgatgcagggcacagccagtgcAAACCCAAGCAGATCATCTTCTACTTTGGGCACGGTGCTCTCAAcacccctgcagtgctggtgagCAGGAACCTCTTCCAGCCTGCCATGCCCAAGGACAGCTGGAAGGAAGCAGGGGCTCATTCAGACCTGCACATCTTTGGACAGCCGCTGTCTGATTTCTACATGTACAGCCCTGTCAAGGAGAGGGATGCCTATTCCGTCCTCATCTCCCACATCTACCACGgcaggaaggatttcttcatCACCACAGAGAGCCTGCTGGCCTCCTGGGCCTTCTGGACGCCTCTGCTGGACAGCACGTCCCGCCAGCCCCCGCGCCTCTACCCCGGCGGCGTGGagaaccagcagctgctggactTTGAGATGGTGGCTGGGGGAGTGGCGTTCAGCCTGGCAGAGccggcagagctgctgcaccccAGTGGGCAGATGCCAAGTGAGTTCAGGGCCATGCAGTCCAAGTTCCGGCAGAGTCCCCTGGTGTCGGCCTGGGCCGAGGAGCTGATTGCCCGCCTGGCCTCCGACATGGAGGAGGTGGCCGTGCAGAGCGTGGCTCGCTCGGGCCAGTTCCACCTGGCCCTGTCGGGCGGCTCCAGCCCCGTGGGGCTGTTCCAGCGCCTGGCCAGGCACCACCACGGCTTCCCCTGGCAACACAGCCACGTGTGGCTGGCGGACGAGCGCTGCGTGCCCCTGACCGACAGCGAGTCCAACTTCCAGGGCCTGCACCGGCACCTGCTGCAGCACGTCAGGGTGCCCTACCTCAACATCCACCCCATGCCCGTGCACCTCAACCGCCGCCTCTGCGTGGAGGAGGACGGCGGTGCTGAGCTCTACGCCCAGGACATCACGGCCCTGGTGGCCAACGCCAGCTTCgacctggtgctgctgggcgTGGGCACGGACGGACACACGGCCTCGCTCTTCCCCCGCTCCGAGCACGGCCTGGAAGGGGCTCCCACCGTGGTGCTGACCGAGAGCCCCGTCAAGCCCCACCAGAGGATGAGCCTCAGCCTGCCCCTCATCAACAGGGCCAGGCAGGTGTTcgtgctggtgctgggcaggggcaaGCACGACATCACCACGCTGCTCAGCAGGGTGGGCCGCGAGCCCCACAAGTGGCCCATCTCGGGggtcagccccagctctggccagCTCATCTGGTATGTGGATTATGAAGCTCTGCTGGGATGA